AAAGAAAACACGTCAAACTTCCACACTGCGTACCACTTTCTCTTAACACCTCATTTAGATATTTTCCAAGTGATTTAAAGGAATACATGGAACCAGTATTAAAACAAAAGACGTGAAACTGCCGCAACGAGGCGAAGGTGGGCGTGCCACTGTTTACATCTAGCTAACGCTGCCAAGCTTTGGAAGCTACAAACCGTGCTAACGACGAAGCTAACTAAAGCTAGCATGAATGTTCGGACAGGTAACTGGTGCCATTTAAACTGAAAATGGTTAACAGCTTAATGttagtttgaaaataaattgaaatgtaACGTCAATTATCCATATGTCAGTTGGTGACCAGGGGTCAATTCAGTCGCAAAGCTATATGGGTTAGCAACATTAGCGGCTAACGTGCTAGCAATTTGCTTTGAAAATGAGGTTCGGTGCTTAGCAAAGAGGGTGGCTGTTCCTAAAAGTGGAGCGCGGAACAACGATGTATTATAGGTCATTATCGATTAGTCGATCGCTTACCTGTTATCTAGGCGACTAATACGACAGAAACTCACTTTTTTTATCCATCAGCTATCCATAGCTTGTCATTAAAACTTTGGAAACTAGCTAGAGTTCGGCGCTTCCCATTGACATCACACCCTCGTTACTGAAGTAGCCAATCCATCGAGTTTTGAGAAATGGTGACAAGCTTTCAGCCAATCCTGTCTCTCggatgcgcgtgtgtgtgtgtgtgtgtgtgtgtgtgtgtgtgtgtgtgtgtgtgtgtgtgtgtgtgtgtgtgtgtgtgtgtgtgtgtgtgtgtgtgtgtgtttgtgtgtgtgtgtgtgtgtattttggctCCAATTTGCCATATTTATCAACCACATGGAActataaagtagcataacatGGAAATATTTAAGTGCACCATAAAGTACCATACAATTGTGATGTAGgcctacttagttacattcaacCACTGTTTTCATGATCCTAAACTAAAATATGAACAGCTTAACATATTTTGTGTGGATTGTGGTTGCTATCGTTTTCTGTGTTGAAGTGACAGCAGAGAGACATTCAGAGCCAGCTGGGATAGACCTGAGATTGGGaagcagagaggaggaagaaactGTGTGGCTGGAGGAGGAAAAATGACCCAAGGGCAGTGTGGAAAAGAGAGCCCCCGTTGGTCTGGCGTGTGTCTTGGAACATTCTCCTGATACGTGGAAACAGACTAGCTTGCAAACTGATGGGAACACAAGACGGCAGGTGATTTTTGCCTTCCTTGCCAAGATTAATCAGAACAACAGGCTGCTGATGGCATGGCAGATTTTGGCCTCATGTAGCCCTGCAATCCAGTGGGAAGTACAAGCCAGTGGGTATGttctttgtgtgcgtgtgtgtgtgtgtgtgtgtgtgtgtgtgtgtgtgtgtgtgtgtgtgtgtgtgtgtgtgtgtgtgtgtgtgtgtgtgtgtgtgtgccctgtcaTGTCTGTACTACTGCTGCAGCAAAGGACCCAATACCAGGCAAACTGCACACAGCGCATTTTATGTGCACCTAAATGTCCGGCTTATTTTAAAGGTAGCGAGATACCATTACAGGTCAGCATTGTTTTATTAATACCCGAATTCTGGTTATGCTGTCATTCGTTATTTTGGTATCATGTTCACGTTGCATCTGTCCACAGAACGTACCACCGGCAGCAAGGCAAGGTCAGATAACACAGGAGGCCATGAAACTTCAGATAAGAGAGGAATTCCTCTTCTCTTCTAATGATCTTCATGCGCAGATCCTTGACAttgctttcaatttctcttCTCATATATTACTACAGTGCCATAATGTGCTGTGTGGATACAATATCTTTACTCAGAACAATTCCTAATATTTTTTGCACAAATAGAGTTGCTGATGCCTTAAGTCTGTAGTTATAATAGAAAACTTTTTCAGCTACATTTTCTCACAGAATTACTAAAAGGCTTACATAAAATGACAGGCTTTATAAACTACCCAAAATTTGAGATTGGAGAACACTTCACAGGCTACTGGAGTATCCTAACTGCAGTAGTTGCAAAGTAACTTTTTGCATCAGAGTAAAAataatgatctttttttttagtataACAACATCATttatacaacaacaacacataatGTATTCATCAGAATACCTGACAGAAGGGTGCTGAAAGTGAAGGGCTAAGTAGTGATCATTTGAAGATGCCATCTGTGTAGAAAATCCTACCTGGCTGAGTGGAGCAATGGATTGCATTATTAGCAGTTTGGCTCGGGCCGGTTGATGTGCATTCCTGCAAAAGTGagctctccacctcctcctcctcctcctcctcctcctcctaccaATTATCCAGATGATTACTCTTCCAATTCAAACAACTGGTGAGCAAAATCCTTCACTGCCCTCACACTCCAACATGTGATATGGTACATGAAGTCAGTTAATATTGGATAGCTGCTGAAATGTACTCTAGGAGTTAAGTTGCTTTTTAAAGACTGGATTAGTCTTCTTTGCCGAGGCAATGTATTACATGTCTGACTCAGCAGTGGTTTGATTATGCTGAAGCACAGTTTCAGTTAGTGTGTGCTACATACATTGTCACACTTCTGTTTTAACGTACATTCAGGAGAtcactgactttttttctttacttacttatttatttaccaTACAACTCATTAATTCAAAATTCTCTAAACTttgatgtgtttctgttttttgacaaaaaagacAGAGTACCTCAGGTGTGGAACTTAGCTGTTAGCGTTACATGTTTGTCCAGGAAATATTCTCTACAGGATCCAAGCAGGAGAATCCACACAGCTTAGCATCTATTGTAGCAAATGGCATTGCAGTGGTGAGGATTATGGAGGCACatatacatttgtatttgttaCCATGGCAAATGTTATTCCAGAAAGGTCTCTGACATAAGAAAGAAAGTGCAAAAAAGCCGAACATGACTGCGCATTTGTAATGTGGAGCATGAGTGGAAGAAGAAGGATTGGATGTATGTGTTAGTATAGAACAGGAAAGGGTGGAGAGATTTTGATAATTTCTGAAAGGAACATAATCCACCCCCCACTTGCTCTCTCGCTCCCTGccacctccctctctccctctctctctctctctctctctctctctctctctctctgtctccctttctctctctttctccgagTCCCAGCCCCTGAAGGTGTCATaactgtgctctctctctctctctgtctctctttctctctctctctttctctctctctctctctttctctctcactcactcactctctatcACCGCCTTTCAGATCTTTAAAAGCTGGTGCTTTGCTGTGTCTCTCTCGATCTCCATTTGTCTCCTCTGGCACTGCAGGGGACTCAACCGGCAAAGCACCAAGGAAAGCTACTGTATAGAAACGGGAAGAAGActgaggaaaggggagagaaagggaaagagagtAAGGGAGAAATATACATCCAGAAATAGCATCAGCCACATTTAAGTGACAGAGAGTGACAGAGTGGAGAACCTGAGACCTGGACAGAAAATGCCTATCCTTTCTAACTTAACAACCGTTGTTTTGTTGCTGATTGCTCACTGCGGATCATGGACCGGGGCAAACCGCTTGGGCCCCTTCAAGATCTGTCCCTCCTGCAGGGATCCACTGGGGGCAGGTCGCCCCCCCAGGGACCATAATGTTGCTGGCAGCACGTCAGTGTTGGCCCAGGGAGAGCCCTGTGGTGTGTACACCTTGAGCTGTGCCAAGGGGCTCCGCTGTGTTCCCCCACCGAGGGAGCACAGCCCCCTTCAGGCTCTGTTGCAGGGAAGGGGCATTTGCGCCAAGCACAGCAGGACTAGTCCCACTGAGAGGCCCCACCCCACAGGTAagatactgtacacacacacacacacgcaaacacacacacacgtgcatgaAATCACATATGCACACGTACATGCATTAACCcacagatgcacacagatgCATGCATGGACACTGCAGGTAGGCTAGACAAGTGCAGTGGCACAGCCACCACATACGATTGTATTTACAGTGTGTCTCCTGTGTTGCTGTGAATTACGTGTGATGCTGTGTCACTCACCAACAAAAAGAAAGGCCAATTAGTGTGTGACATTTAAGCCTGGATGCATGTGtgcaccacagatgcatttGCAGACCTCAAGCATCCAATGCTGCTCAGCTGTCATTGTTATTACAGTCCTGTTTGTAAAAGGACTGTAATCATTGTTAATCAGAAATGTTGGCAaatcacacacagaaaacaaacaaaggccTTTTATTTAGTCTTAGGGGTGTATAAGTGAAGATGCATATCCCTGCATTTATGCACAAatctaacagtgttatgcattTCATCTATTTGAATGACAGGGTGCATGGCAATGATGTGTCCTACAAGTCAGCCTCTCTGTAGAGAATTTAgaatgaatgtgaaactgtCACAGTGTCACCTACATCCCGATCAAGCTGCTTTTTATTGCAGTGATCTCCATCTACTGTTCAAACTGAGATACTGCGATTAACTATCCGAAAAGGAAACTGATGGAAATTAGGTCTCTCGCTGAATGACCACCCCATTCAATTTCGTTGCACATGTACAGTGACAATAAAGACTAGTCTATTCTATTCTAGATCCCACCTGAGTGGTTGCTCagtaatgttttttattatatatattatatatgcagCTTATATTGTAAAATGTGGTTTTGATGTTAAAAGCTACGACGGTTTAATGTCACATTCTCATGCCATTGTGTCGTTCCCTCTCAGGTCCCCATCCCTCACACGGTGGTGACATTGAAAAAGTAAGTTCATGCTCTCAATTTACAAGAAGTGAAGCTGATGAAGAGTCACCTAAATAATAAACATCAAAAATCTGAGATGTAGCATAGCATTTTATGAAACAAGATTGTATGATGTGATGGAGAGGGTTGTATATCCAGCTGCATTGCTTTGTATAGAGTTATTACCACagattctctgctgtttggGGTGTTGCAGTGGCATGTACACACACTGCCCTGAAGCCATGCATTATGGTGCATGATGTGTGTGCTGCTATGCGGCAGAACTAATTGAGCATGATGGGAATCAGGAAAGTTTCAAGTCGGGCCGCTGCCGCCGCCGCCACCGATTTTCTCACTTTGCGAGCTCGGTGATCTGCAGCATTTCGAACTAATATGTGTAGTTAAGTCACATAATTGACGCAGATGACACCGATCCAATTCACAAAGTGACAAGAAAAGGCACAGTCACTTCAAAACCATTCGGTGACCTGAAAAGCCAAAGCATTGTGTAACAATATGGTTATATAATACTATACAATATGTGACATCTGATATAAATATACACATTCTCTGTTTCTGGCTCTGATGCTGCATCCCTGTAGCCAATCCTTTGTGATTTCCGTCGACATGTGTTGTGATCAAAGAGGAATCTCTGCCAACACAGTCACCCTGACGGGGAGACTTGCCACTGCCA
This genomic interval from Perca fluviatilis chromosome 5, GENO_Pfluv_1.0, whole genome shotgun sequence contains the following:
- the igfbp6b gene encoding insulin-like growth factor-binding protein 6b; amino-acid sequence: MPILSNLTTVVLLLIAHCGSWTGANRLGPFKICPSCRDPLGAGRPPRDHNVAGSTSVLAQGEPCGVYTLSCAKGLRCVPPPREHSPLQALLQGRGICAKHSRTSPTERPHPTGPHPSHGGDIEKAPCRKLLNSVLRGLELTIFQSDRDIYIPNCDTRGFYRKKQCRSSKGMQRGNCWCVDELGAPVPARASEDGTLPCDGE